Proteins from one Chloroflexota bacterium genomic window:
- a CDS encoding Stp1/IreP family PP2C-type Ser/Thr phosphatase: MGNDWHTWTALGCDIGRRRRNNEDYALACEPEAPSLRDDKGHLYIVADGVGGGAGGEIASRFAALAVAFHYYGDPAPPPRSLHLAVARANDSLYRYAHTHSRFATMGTTIVCAAVRGEHLYIAHVGDSRAYLLREGVLRPLTEDHNLAAHLAREGIITREQARHHPQRHLLLRSLGGESTVLPDFAEAQLQPHDAVILCSDGLTLHVQEAEIGAICSESSGPQETVRALIALANNRGGLDNIAVIVIRWNPEPRAVPPAQGILTAPPEHEPTVDAIMEALATPSPNRTPQSS; the protein is encoded by the coding sequence GTGGGCAACGACTGGCACACCTGGACGGCGCTTGGTTGCGACATCGGGCGGAGGCGCAGAAACAACGAAGACTACGCGCTCGCCTGCGAACCCGAGGCTCCCTCCCTGCGGGACGACAAAGGGCATCTGTACATCGTAGCCGATGGCGTCGGGGGAGGCGCAGGGGGCGAAATCGCCAGCCGCTTCGCCGCCCTCGCCGTGGCGTTCCACTACTACGGCGATCCCGCCCCCCCACCCAGGAGCCTGCACCTCGCCGTGGCGCGCGCCAACGACAGCCTGTACCGCTACGCGCACACCCACAGCCGTTTCGCCACCATGGGAACCACCATCGTCTGCGCGGCGGTGCGCGGCGAGCATCTCTACATCGCCCATGTGGGCGACAGTCGGGCCTACCTGCTGCGCGAGGGCGTCCTGCGACCCCTCACCGAAGACCACAACCTGGCAGCGCACCTGGCGCGCGAGGGCATCATCACACGCGAACAGGCCCGCCATCACCCCCAGCGCCACCTGCTGCTCCGTTCCCTGGGCGGCGAAAGCACCGTCCTGCCCGACTTCGCCGAAGCGCAACTGCAGCCCCATGATGCCGTCATTCTCTGCTCCGATGGCCTCACCCTCCACGTGCAGGAAGCCGAAATCGGAGCAATCTGTTCCGAATCGTCCGGGCCCCAGGAGACCGTCCGCGCGCTCATCGCATTGGCCAACAACCGCGGCGGCCTGGACAACATCGCCGTGATCGTCATCCGCTGGAACCCTGAACCGCGGGCGGTTCCGCCAGCGCAGGGCATCCTCACCGCGCCGCCCGAGCACGAACCGACCGTGGACGCGATCATGGAGGCCCTGGCAACGCCATCCCCAAACAGAACGCCGCAGTCATCGTGA